The following proteins are co-located in the Vibrio astriarenae genome:
- the fruB gene encoding fused PTS fructose transporter subunit IIA/HPr protein: protein MLKLNNNDITLSQVAQDKFAAIKSIAKSLSDRDLVEEGYVEGMLNRENQNSTFLGNGIAIPHGTTDTRNMVKTTGVAVHHFPQGVDWGDGNTVFVAIGIAAKSDEHLGILKQLTKVLSADGVEQRLRTAKTKEEIIALLHGDVQLEAELDAALVQLQFPASDMIQMSAVAGGLLKNSGCAESEFVADLVTKAPTHLGKGLWLVGSDKQVTRTGVAFVSTANDCEYDGDNVRGLIAFAACNAAHEPVLKALSKIVFNNKQEDLLSATTDQVISMLKGEEVSTATQADNDNTAIFKIKNAHGLHARPGAMLVAEAKKFESTIRVANLDGEGKAVNAKSLMKVIALGVKHGHSLQFTAEGADASQALDSIGKAIASGLGEG from the coding sequence ATGCTTAAGCTAAACAACAACGACATTACGCTTTCACAGGTAGCGCAAGACAAATTTGCCGCGATTAAGAGCATTGCGAAGTCCTTGTCCGACCGAGATTTGGTTGAGGAAGGATATGTGGAAGGAATGCTGAATCGAGAAAATCAGAATTCGACCTTTCTTGGCAATGGTATTGCGATTCCACACGGTACGACGGATACGCGCAATATGGTTAAAACTACGGGTGTTGCCGTTCACCATTTTCCACAAGGCGTGGATTGGGGAGATGGCAATACGGTATTTGTTGCGATAGGTATCGCTGCAAAATCCGATGAGCATTTGGGTATTCTCAAACAGTTAACAAAAGTACTCAGCGCTGATGGCGTAGAGCAACGCCTGCGCACTGCGAAGACGAAAGAAGAGATCATTGCATTGCTTCATGGTGACGTACAGCTAGAGGCAGAGCTCGATGCAGCTCTGGTTCAGTTGCAGTTCCCTGCCAGTGACATGATTCAAATGAGTGCAGTTGCTGGTGGGCTACTGAAGAACTCAGGGTGTGCTGAGAGTGAGTTCGTGGCTGACCTAGTCACAAAAGCGCCGACTCATTTAGGTAAAGGGCTTTGGTTAGTGGGGAGTGATAAGCAAGTCACTCGCACGGGTGTTGCTTTTGTCTCTACTGCAAATGATTGCGAATATGACGGTGATAACGTACGCGGATTAATCGCATTTGCAGCTTGTAATGCTGCGCATGAACCTGTGTTAAAAGCGCTGTCTAAGATCGTCTTTAATAACAAACAAGAAGATCTATTGAGCGCAACGACAGACCAAGTCATCTCAATGCTTAAAGGAGAGGAAGTCTCAACGGCTACACAAGCAGACAATGACAACACAGCTATCTTCAAAATAAAAAATGCCCATGGTCTGCATGCTCGTCCTGGCGCCATGCTTGTAGCAGAGGCGAAGAAATTTGAATCAACGATTCGCGTTGCAAACTTAGATGGCGAAGGCAAAGCGGTCAACGCTAAGAGCCTGATGAAGGTCATTGCCTTGGGTGTTAAACACGGCCACAGCCTGCAGTTTACCGCAGAAGGTGCCGATGCTTCGCAGGCGCTCGACTCGATTGGTAAAGCGATAGCTTCTGGTTTAGGTGAGGGCTAG
- the cra gene encoding catabolite repressor/activator, whose product MTLDEIAKLAGVSKTTASYVINGKAQKYRISEKTQRKVMSVVEEYNYRPDAAASSLRAGNSRSFGLIIPDLENTSYARLANLLEQNSRKAGYQILIGCSDDDPQTEKKVAEALISRRIDALFVASSMPDASDYYLKLQQSGTPIIALDRPLDDEHFSCVVSEDFDSAYELTTSILSDQIQQVGLIGALPELRVSKEREQGCQSVCHKSQIEVQVGYGEHFSREEGKRILNQWVTQDKVPNAIITTSYTLLEGVLDVMLEHPRLMDKVKLATFGDNRLLDFLPFKVNSLPQQFELIADSAMALALNASAKRYEAGVELIARKIIIRS is encoded by the coding sequence ATGACACTAGATGAGATAGCAAAACTGGCTGGCGTATCAAAAACCACGGCAAGTTACGTGATTAATGGCAAAGCTCAGAAATACCGCATTAGCGAGAAAACGCAACGTAAAGTAATGAGTGTCGTGGAGGAGTATAACTACAGGCCAGATGCTGCAGCTTCTTCATTGCGCGCCGGTAACTCACGCTCATTTGGCTTGATCATTCCCGATCTAGAGAACACCAGTTACGCGCGTCTGGCTAACCTATTAGAACAAAACTCTCGTAAAGCAGGTTATCAAATCTTGATTGGCTGCTCGGATGATGATCCTCAAACTGAGAAAAAAGTGGCAGAAGCCCTTATTAGCCGTCGCATTGACGCCCTGTTCGTTGCCAGCAGTATGCCGGATGCCAGCGACTATTATCTTAAACTACAACAATCTGGTACGCCGATCATCGCACTAGACCGCCCTCTTGATGATGAACATTTCAGTTGTGTCGTCAGTGAAGACTTCGATAGTGCTTATGAGTTAACGACATCGATTCTGAGTGACCAAATTCAGCAAGTGGGGTTGATTGGAGCGCTACCTGAATTACGGGTCTCAAAAGAGCGTGAACAGGGTTGTCAATCCGTCTGTCACAAAAGCCAGATTGAGGTACAAGTGGGTTATGGAGAACACTTCTCGAGAGAAGAAGGTAAGCGCATTTTAAACCAGTGGGTGACACAAGATAAGGTACCCAACGCCATCATTACCACTTCATATACCCTACTCGAAGGGGTATTGGACGTCATGTTGGAACACCCTCGCTTAATGGACAAGGTAAAACTCGCCACCTTTGGTGACAATCGCTTACTCGATTTTTTGCCGTTTAAAGTCAATTCCCTACCACAACAGTTTGAGCTGATCGCCGACAGTGCCATGGCATTGGCGTTAAATGCATCGGCAAAGCGCTATGAGGCGGGGGTGGAGTTGATTGCCAGGAAAATCATCATTAGATCTTAA
- a CDS encoding TonB-dependent receptor domain-containing protein, translating into MESRTSFIKKPLALVIASTLSVSAFADEEQQQFDEQMVVTATRTETTIAQAPASISVITEDDILSEPGLALNDLVRNVAGVQSQMDGGRAGREMISIRGMDSKFTMILVNGRKLSSSNAIFRGNDFDLATIPKESIERIEVIRGPMSALYGSEALGGVINVITKQPTNEWRSQVSGDYSIRDADNGGEFTLGFNTSGALIDDELFLSLAMNKSGRDAYHAFSGMAENSSGNEYDRADATTLEERDTLSLSGGLVWYINENHDLAFDFAFNDDQREGVIESTSGLTESEATIKRDMQALTYNGSFAWGEVQLSYNRDAVTSEDAAEDDNNIVSDIEEVNQQVYGHATTYVGNHILTFGGEWNYAELINLESLTETGKADAHQQALFIQDQWELSDSYTLTYGTRLDFHDAYGSHWSPRAYLVNTVSDKLTLKGGVGSAFNAPTLLQTSEENIINSCKGSCQLQGNPNLDPETSVSYEVSAIYNESTWGIEAGLFRNDIKNLIERDVSEGSEVGEAPDGRPIHTYWNINEAMTQGVELSGHFDVADSIRLNGAYTYLDTENKETGEVLEDRPEHEANVRVTWFATDWLDTFARVNYIGKTVVDVSDDITRPSVATVDLGLNYHFNYDWRLRAGVRNLTDEQFDDIEITQRGYSVDPRTWYIGMTANF; encoded by the coding sequence TCCTGCTTCTATTTCAGTCATTACCGAAGATGACATTTTATCTGAACCGGGGTTGGCTCTGAATGATTTGGTAAGAAACGTCGCTGGTGTTCAAAGCCAGATGGATGGTGGTCGTGCTGGTCGTGAGATGATCTCTATTCGCGGTATGGACTCTAAGTTCACTATGATCCTAGTTAATGGTCGTAAACTGAGCTCTTCAAACGCAATCTTCCGTGGTAACGATTTTGATTTGGCTACGATTCCAAAAGAGAGCATTGAACGTATCGAAGTTATTCGTGGTCCTATGTCTGCTTTGTACGGCTCGGAAGCACTGGGTGGTGTTATCAATGTGATCACTAAGCAGCCAACGAATGAATGGCGCTCACAAGTGAGTGGTGACTACAGCATTCGCGATGCCGATAATGGCGGTGAGTTTACTCTTGGCTTTAACACATCTGGTGCACTGATTGATGATGAACTGTTCTTGTCTTTAGCAATGAACAAGAGTGGTCGTGATGCTTACCATGCATTTAGTGGTATGGCGGAGAATAGCAGTGGTAATGAGTATGATCGTGCTGATGCAACTACTTTAGAAGAGCGTGATACTTTGTCTCTTAGCGGTGGCCTAGTTTGGTATATTAATGAGAATCATGATCTAGCCTTCGACTTTGCATTTAACGATGACCAACGTGAAGGTGTGATTGAGTCGACATCAGGCTTGACTGAATCAGAAGCAACAATCAAACGTGACATGCAGGCACTGACCTATAATGGTAGTTTCGCGTGGGGTGAGGTTCAGCTTAGCTACAATCGTGACGCTGTAACCAGTGAAGATGCAGCTGAGGATGACAACAATATCGTGAGTGATATTGAAGAAGTTAATCAGCAAGTTTACGGCCATGCGACAACTTATGTGGGTAACCATATTCTGACTTTTGGTGGTGAATGGAATTACGCTGAACTGATTAACCTTGAGAGCTTAACTGAGACGGGTAAAGCTGATGCCCATCAGCAAGCACTGTTTATTCAAGACCAGTGGGAGTTGAGCGACTCTTACACACTAACTTACGGTACTCGATTGGATTTTCATGATGCTTACGGTAGCCACTGGAGTCCACGTGCATACTTAGTTAACACGGTATCAGACAAGCTGACATTGAAAGGTGGAGTAGGCTCTGCATTTAATGCCCCAACGCTTCTGCAAACTTCTGAAGAGAATATTATAAATAGCTGTAAGGGTTCTTGTCAGTTGCAAGGTAACCCTAACTTAGACCCAGAAACGAGTGTGAGCTACGAAGTTTCTGCTATCTACAATGAATCTACTTGGGGTATTGAAGCAGGACTGTTCCGGAATGATATTAAAAACCTTATTGAACGTGATGTTTCCGAAGGTAGTGAAGTTGGTGAGGCGCCAGATGGTCGTCCTATTCATACATATTGGAACATCAATGAAGCAATGACTCAGGGTGTGGAACTGAGTGGTCACTTCGATGTTGCTGATTCTATTCGACTAAATGGTGCATACACTTACCTCGACACTGAAAACAAAGAAACCGGTGAAGTTCTAGAAGATCGCCCGGAGCATGAAGCCAATGTACGAGTAACGTGGTTTGCTACAGATTGGCTAGATACATTTGCTCGTGTTAATTACATCGGTAAAACGGTTGTGGATGTCAGTGATGATATTACTCGTCCGTCAGTAGCAACGGTTGACCTGGGTCTGAATTACCACTTCAACTACGACTGGCGTTTACGTGCGGGTGTTCGCAACCTAACCGATGAACAATTTGACGATATTGAAATTACACAACGCGGTTACAGTGTTGATCCACGTACATGGTACATCGGTATGACGGCTAATTTCTAA